The following are encoded in a window of Telmatobacter sp. DSM 110680 genomic DNA:
- a CDS encoding DinB family protein: protein MSTPATVPYIEPWLRGTYADIPAVGRAVLHAFDLALDDITKWTEGLTNLEIHAQPLGLSPVSFHLKHIARSIDRLLTYAEGGQISPAQLTLLKTEQTGCETLAELLAEVETAFSNASDRVRVLATADFNIFRGVGRKQLPTSIGGALVHVADHTQRHVGQVVTTSKVIKALRS, encoded by the coding sequence ATGAGCACCCCTGCAACCGTTCCCTACATTGAGCCTTGGCTGCGCGGCACATATGCCGATATCCCCGCCGTCGGCCGTGCCGTCCTCCACGCTTTCGACCTCGCCCTCGACGACATCACCAAATGGACAGAAGGCCTGACCAATCTCGAAATCCATGCGCAACCACTTGGACTGTCACCCGTCTCATTTCACCTCAAGCACATTGCGCGATCCATTGACCGCCTTTTGACCTACGCTGAGGGTGGCCAGATCTCGCCCGCTCAGCTCACACTTTTGAAGACAGAGCAAACCGGCTGCGAAACGCTTGCCGAATTGCTCGCGGAGGTCGAGACTGCATTCAGCAATGCGTCGGATCGCGTGCGCGTGCTGGCGACGGCGGACTTCAACATTTTTCGTGGTGTAGGCCGCAAGCAACTGCCGACATCGATTGGCGGTGCACTCGTCCACGTGGCCGATCACACCCAGCGTCACGTTGGACAGGTCGTTACCACGTCGAAGGTGATCAAAGCACTGCGGTCCTAG
- a CDS encoding DinB family protein, which yields MKAHAQDPLDGLWQGYVGEWRHVSNQLIALAEATPAEKFAWRPAATLRSIGEIYMHVAMANFWLLHITGPKMPPDLNQDVEKNVTSKPEVIAWLKRSLDAVKQAHLAEDSKHMALRVNVGSHNATVDGMYLRIIVHANEHMGQLVAYARMTGVTPPWSK from the coding sequence ATGAAGGCTCATGCGCAGGATCCGCTCGACGGGCTGTGGCAGGGATATGTCGGCGAGTGGCGGCACGTTTCCAATCAATTGATCGCGCTGGCCGAGGCTACTCCTGCCGAAAAGTTCGCTTGGAGGCCAGCCGCGACTTTGCGCTCCATCGGCGAAATTTACATGCATGTTGCGATGGCGAACTTTTGGCTGCTGCACATTACAGGGCCCAAAATGCCTCCGGACCTGAATCAGGACGTTGAAAAAAACGTCACTTCGAAGCCGGAAGTTATCGCATGGCTGAAGCGCTCACTAGATGCAGTGAAGCAGGCGCATCTGGCGGAAGACTCCAAACACATGGCGCTGAGGGTGAATGTTGGGAGCCACAACGCGACCGTCGACGGCATGTACCTTCGCATCATCGTGCATGCCAACGAGCACATGGGGCAACTGGTGGCCTATGCGCGCATGACGGGCGTCACGCCACCGTGGTCAAAGTGA
- a CDS encoding MFS transporter — protein MTFSRRDQATGDIAALRAFAPTLILLVIALLINYVDRGNLALAAPLLKIEWGMSASQLGILLSAFFWTYTALQFVMGLFVDRWGANRMMALGFLAWSMATVLTGAAMGFITLLAMRLVLGVGESVMFPASSKILAQHLPEHARGFANGLMNAAMRWGSAIGTFGGGLLMARYGWRSTFVAIGLASLLWLPAWSRWKAPATPVAKHADAGMGTFSAILRQRNFWGAASGHFCANYLVYFLMSWLPYYLVHERHLSMSAMSVAAGALWVVDSLTSIATGTLTDFCIRCGATPTFARKCAMALGFSLAAVSLVGCAFASERTYLACLIACAIGSGAANAGTFAFAQTLAGPHAAGRWVGLQNGIANMAGVLGPALTGVLVDWTGHFAVAFAVAAVFTLGGAFAWCLGVDKLQVTDFGSSK, from the coding sequence GTGACCTTCTCCCGCAGGGACCAAGCAACCGGCGACATCGCAGCCTTACGGGCCTTTGCGCCCACGCTCATCCTGCTTGTCATCGCTCTGCTTATCAATTACGTCGATCGCGGCAATCTAGCCCTCGCTGCACCTTTGCTGAAGATCGAGTGGGGTATGAGCGCATCGCAGCTTGGCATCCTGCTCTCAGCGTTTTTCTGGACATACACCGCGCTGCAGTTTGTGATGGGCCTGTTCGTCGATCGCTGGGGCGCCAACCGGATGATGGCGCTCGGATTCCTTGCGTGGTCGATGGCAACCGTTCTGACCGGCGCCGCCATGGGATTCATAACTCTTCTCGCCATGCGGCTCGTGCTCGGCGTCGGGGAGTCGGTGATGTTCCCGGCCAGTTCCAAGATCCTCGCGCAGCATCTTCCCGAACACGCTCGCGGGTTCGCCAATGGCTTGATGAATGCCGCCATGCGCTGGGGTTCTGCCATCGGCACCTTCGGCGGAGGCCTACTGATGGCGCGTTACGGCTGGCGCTCCACATTCGTTGCCATCGGTCTGGCCAGCCTTCTGTGGTTACCTGCCTGGTCACGTTGGAAAGCCCCGGCGACTCCAGTAGCAAAGCACGCCGACGCCGGCATGGGAACCTTCTCTGCGATACTACGGCAGCGGAATTTCTGGGGTGCGGCCTCTGGCCATTTCTGCGCCAACTATCTGGTCTACTTCCTTATGAGTTGGCTGCCGTACTACCTCGTTCACGAGCGTCACCTTTCGATGTCCGCGATGTCGGTCGCCGCCGGTGCATTGTGGGTGGTCGATTCGCTCACCTCGATCGCTACCGGAACCCTTACCGACTTCTGCATCCGCTGCGGGGCCACTCCAACGTTCGCGCGCAAGTGTGCAATGGCTCTTGGGTTTTCGCTTGCCGCCGTCTCGCTCGTAGGGTGTGCGTTCGCCAGCGAGCGCACGTATCTCGCCTGCCTCATCGCGTGCGCCATCGGTTCCGGCGCAGCCAATGCCGGAACCTTCGCCTTTGCGCAGACGCTGGCAGGCCCGCACGCCGCCGGCCGCTGGGTGGGTCTGCAAAACGGCATCGCCAACATGGCAGGAGTCCTTGGCCCTGCGCTCACCGGCGTTCTCGTTGACTGGACCGGCCACTTCGCAGTCGCCTTCGCGGTGGCTGCAGTCTTCACGCTGGGCGGCGCATTTGCGTGGTGCCTCGGCGTCGATAAACTTCAAGTGACTGATTTCGGATCATCGAAGTAG